Proteins found in one Streptococcus criceti HS-6 genomic segment:
- a CDS encoding SDR family oxidoreductase, producing MKDWLNIAGKTVIVTGASSGIGHAIVEELLDLEVNVANFDITDNAVKHDHYLFVKVDVTLRQEVEAGVTAVLERFGTVDAVVNNAGINVPRLLVDPKDPHGQYELDDATFEKITMINQKGVFLVSQAVGRILVDKKQGVIINMASEAGLEGSEGQSAYAATKAAVYSYTRSWAKELGKHGVRVVGIAPGIMEATGLRTLAYEEALGYTRGKTVDDIRAGYASTSTTPLGRSGKLSEVADLVAYYISDRSSYITGITTNVAGGKTRG from the coding sequence ATGAAAGATTGGTTAAATATCGCTGGAAAAACTGTTATTGTTACAGGCGCTTCATCTGGAATCGGTCACGCCATTGTAGAAGAATTGCTTGATTTAGAGGTTAATGTTGCCAACTTTGATATTACTGACAATGCTGTCAAGCATGACCACTATCTCTTTGTGAAAGTTGATGTGACTTTGCGTCAAGAAGTTGAGGCAGGTGTGACAGCAGTGCTCGAGCGCTTTGGTACGGTTGATGCAGTTGTCAACAATGCTGGAATTAATGTTCCTCGTCTCCTTGTCGATCCTAAAGATCCTCACGGTCAGTATGAACTGGATGATGCGACCTTTGAAAAGATTACCATGATTAATCAAAAGGGTGTTTTCCTCGTTAGTCAGGCTGTCGGTCGTATCTTGGTAGATAAAAAACAAGGGGTAATCATCAATATGGCTTCTGAAGCAGGTCTCGAGGGTTCCGAAGGTCAAAGCGCTTATGCAGCAACCAAGGCAGCTGTTTATAGCTATACGCGATCTTGGGCTAAAGAACTTGGTAAGCATGGTGTTAGAGTTGTCGGAATTGCCCCAGGAATCATGGAAGCAACCGGACTGAGAACGCTTGCATACGAAGAAGCTCTTGGTTATACTAGAGGAAAAACAGTAGATGATATCCGAGCTGGCTATGCCTCAACGAGTACAACGCCACTTGGTCGTAGCGGTAAGTTGAGTGAAGTGGCTGATTTAGTTGCTTACTATATTTCAGATCGTTCGAGTTATATCACTGGAATTACAACCAATGTAGCCGGAGGTAAGACTCGTGGATAA
- a CDS encoding MBL fold metallo-hydrolase, producing the protein MKLTTLGRWGAYPYQDGGTTSYLVTGHDGFQLLMDCGSRAVTELEKEISPLDLDAVIISHYHPDHVADLGVLRHYFQLYPKHLWEPKVLPIYGHDEDNYEFAKLTMDGVSQGHAYDVTGTQQIGPFDIRFIKTVHPVPCYAFRILERETGQVLVFTGDTGYFDGLADFAKGADLFLADVYLYEGNENHPAHLTSKEAGEMAKQASVKKLVLTHVPPLPPQEIDPDQHLEILQEQTQGSAGAIPVELAEPHKAWNLGAN; encoded by the coding sequence ATGAAACTAACGACTTTAGGGCGCTGGGGAGCCTATCCCTACCAAGACGGAGGAACAACGTCCTATTTGGTGACCGGCCATGATGGTTTTCAGTTACTCATGGATTGTGGCAGTCGGGCTGTAACCGAGCTGGAAAAGGAAATCAGTCCGCTGGATTTGGATGCGGTCATCATCAGTCATTATCATCCCGACCATGTGGCTGATCTGGGTGTGCTGCGTCATTATTTTCAACTCTATCCCAAACACCTTTGGGAGCCAAAGGTGCTCCCCATCTATGGTCATGATGAAGACAATTATGAGTTTGCCAAGCTGACCATGGACGGAGTCTCTCAAGGTCATGCCTACGATGTGACAGGTACTCAGCAAATCGGTCCTTTTGATATTCGTTTTATCAAGACAGTCCATCCTGTGCCTTGTTATGCCTTTAGGATTTTGGAAAGAGAAACTGGGCAGGTTCTGGTCTTCACGGGAGATACGGGTTATTTCGATGGTCTAGCTGATTTTGCCAAGGGAGCGGATCTCTTCTTAGCGGATGTCTATCTTTACGAAGGAAATGAAAATCACCCAGCCCACCTGACTTCTAAGGAAGCTGGTGAGATGGCTAAGCAAGCTAGTGTCAAAAAGCTAGTCCTGACACATGTCCCACCCCTACCACCGCAAGAGATCGATCCCGATCAGCACCTAGAAATTCTGCAGGAGCAAACTCAGGGATCTGCTGGGGCTATCCCAGTAGAATTGGCTGAACCCCACAAGGCTTGGAATCTGGGAGCTAACTGA
- a CDS encoding glucose-6-phosphate isomerase, producing the protein MGHIKFDYSKVLDKFVAAQEIDYMQPQVTALDKMLRDGSGQGGEMTGWLNLPETYDKEEFARIQKAAAKIQSDSDVLVVIGIGGSYLGARAAIDFLNNAFVNLQPADKRKAPQILYAGNSISSNYLADLVDYVADKDFSVNVISKSGTTTEPAIAFRVFKELLVTKYGQEEANKRIYATTDRAKGAVKVEADANGWETFVVPDSVGGRFTVLTPVGLLPIAASGADITKLMEGANAARKAYSSDKIAENEAYQYAVIRNILYRKGYVTEILANYEPSLQYFSEWWKQLAGESEGKDQKGIYPTSANFSTDLHSLGQFIQEGMRNLFETVIRVEKPRKNITVPEMTEDLDGLGYLQGKDVDYVNKKATDGVLLAHTDGGVPNTYLTLPEQDEYTLGYTIYFFELAIGLSGYLNGVNPFNQPGVEAYKKNMFALLGKPGFEELGAELNARL; encoded by the coding sequence ATGGGACATATTAAATTTGATTATTCAAAAGTGCTTGATAAATTTGTGGCAGCTCAGGAAATTGATTATATGCAGCCACAAGTAACAGCGCTTGATAAAATGTTGCGCGATGGATCAGGCCAAGGCGGAGAAATGACAGGCTGGCTTAACTTACCGGAAACCTACGATAAGGAAGAATTTGCCCGTATCCAAAAAGCAGCAGCTAAAATTCAATCAGATAGCGATGTACTCGTCGTTATCGGTATTGGCGGTTCGTATCTCGGTGCCCGTGCTGCCATTGACTTTTTGAATAACGCGTTTGTCAACTTGCAGCCAGCTGATAAGCGTAAAGCACCGCAAATTCTTTACGCTGGGAACTCCATTTCTTCAAATTACTTAGCCGATTTGGTTGACTACGTGGCTGATAAAGACTTCTCTGTCAATGTTATCTCTAAATCTGGTACAACAACAGAGCCAGCTATTGCCTTTCGTGTTTTTAAGGAGCTCTTGGTTACAAAGTATGGTCAAGAAGAAGCTAATAAGCGCATTTACGCGACAACAGACCGTGCCAAGGGTGCCGTTAAGGTTGAAGCAGATGCCAACGGTTGGGAAACATTTGTCGTTCCAGACAGTGTCGGGGGGCGTTTTACCGTCCTGACACCAGTTGGTCTTTTGCCAATTGCTGCTTCAGGAGCCGATATCACTAAATTGATGGAAGGAGCTAATGCAGCTCGCAAGGCTTACTCATCAGACAAAATTGCAGAAAACGAAGCTTATCAATATGCCGTTATTCGTAATATCCTTTACAGAAAAGGCTATGTGACTGAAATCTTGGCTAACTATGAACCATCTCTTCAATACTTTAGCGAATGGTGGAAACAGTTGGCTGGTGAGTCAGAAGGTAAGGACCAAAAGGGTATCTACCCTACATCTGCTAACTTCTCAACTGATTTGCACTCACTCGGTCAATTTATCCAAGAAGGGATGCGCAATCTCTTTGAAACAGTTATCCGTGTTGAAAAACCTCGCAAGAATATCACAGTTCCAGAAATGACAGAAGATCTTGATGGCCTGGGCTATCTCCAAGGTAAGGATGTTGACTATGTCAACAAGAAAGCGACAGACGGTGTGCTTTTGGCCCACACAGATGGCGGTGTTCCAAATACTTATCTGACCCTCCCAGAACAGGATGAATATACGCTGGGTTACACTATTTACTTCTTTGAGCTGGCTATCGGTCTATCTGGTTACCTCAATGGTGTCAATCCATTTAACCAGCCAGGTGTAGAAGCATACAAGAAAAACATGTTTGCCCTGCTTGGTAAACCAGGTTTTGAAGAACTAGGCGCTGAATTGAACGCCCGTTTGTAA
- the tadA gene encoding tRNA adenosine(34) deaminase TadA has product MTEFTQNQKEVFMREALKEAQKSLAKEEIPIGCVIVKNGQVIGRGHNAREELNQAIMHAEIMAINQANQAEGNWRLLDTILFVTIEPCVMCSGAIGLARIPQVIYGAPNQKFGAAGSLYDILSDQRLNHRVQVEAGVLEADCARIMQDFFRKRREKKSQPNLSRT; this is encoded by the coding sequence ATGACGGAGTTTACCCAGAATCAAAAAGAAGTCTTCATGCGAGAAGCTCTCAAGGAGGCGCAGAAGTCTTTAGCCAAGGAAGAAATTCCCATCGGCTGTGTTATTGTTAAGAACGGCCAAGTTATCGGCCGAGGTCACAATGCGCGTGAGGAGCTCAACCAAGCCATCATGCACGCCGAGATTATGGCTATCAATCAAGCCAACCAAGCAGAAGGCAACTGGCGGCTTTTGGACACGATCCTCTTTGTTACCATTGAGCCCTGTGTCATGTGCAGCGGGGCTATCGGGCTGGCTCGGATTCCTCAGGTCATTTATGGGGCTCCTAACCAAAAATTTGGAGCCGCCGGCAGTCTTTATGATATTTTGAGCGACCAGCGCCTCAACCATCGCGTTCAAGTTGAGGCTGGTGTTCTGGAAGCAGACTGTGCTAGGATTATGCAGGACTTCTTTCGCAAACGACGGGAGAAGAAATCCCAGCCCAATCTTAGCCGGACTTAA